A DNA window from Candidatus Sulfidibacterium hydrothermale contains the following coding sequences:
- a CDS encoding acyl-CoA dehydrogenase family protein, translated as MSIDQILTKEELTLREKVQDFVKWVPRQLLLDMDSDKVKYPKEFIREAGKRNLLGLRFDKKWGGAGMPWTSEMVALEEVGILGTSLGCLYSLFSIVGEAIHVFGTEEQKERFLIPMLKGEIGVAEGLTEPRGGSDFFAATTKAVRKGDMFYLSGQKRFVVGAEGADLILVYAKVEGIDDAKKAMTAFLVERGPGVEVEHVYGLMGTRGGGTGRLVFKDAAVPLKNVLGGEAGIGNGTRVFHQMMVPERLTSAGGAVGMARGAFEVAARYADKRKAFGRKIRSFEAVSAKVSDSLTLLDASRAINYMAAKTADAPVSAGQIRQVVSEAKKFSTESAWKVVNHAMQIMGGIGYTNVYPVEKMLRDIRLITIWTGTNEIMDLVIQHEFYKAFLTQKQKSRDIEPDAEGAELPDEKIYNDDE; from the coding sequence ATGTCAATTGACCAAATCTTAACCAAAGAAGAACTGACCCTGCGCGAAAAAGTGCAGGATTTTGTAAAATGGGTTCCCCGGCAATTATTGCTGGATATGGATTCCGACAAAGTAAAATATCCCAAGGAATTTATCCGTGAAGCCGGTAAACGCAACCTGCTGGGTTTACGCTTCGATAAAAAATGGGGTGGAGCAGGAATGCCCTGGACCAGTGAAATGGTGGCTTTGGAAGAAGTAGGTATTCTCGGAACTTCGTTAGGTTGTCTTTACTCTTTGTTTTCCATAGTGGGCGAAGCGATCCATGTGTTTGGTACCGAAGAGCAAAAAGAGCGCTTTTTAATTCCTATGCTGAAAGGAGAAATCGGTGTAGCCGAAGGGCTTACGGAACCCCGTGGCGGTTCTGACTTTTTTGCTGCCACCACCAAGGCAGTCCGGAAGGGTGATATGTTTTATCTGAGCGGTCAAAAACGTTTCGTGGTGGGAGCTGAAGGCGCCGATCTGATTCTTGTTTATGCCAAAGTGGAAGGTATTGACGATGCTAAAAAAGCGATGACCGCTTTTTTGGTTGAACGCGGACCCGGTGTGGAAGTAGAGCATGTTTATGGCCTCATGGGTACCCGTGGGGGCGGAACAGGAAGACTGGTATTTAAAGATGCTGCTGTTCCGTTAAAAAATGTGCTGGGTGGTGAAGCCGGCATTGGCAATGGAACCCGTGTATTTCATCAAATGATGGTTCCTGAACGGCTTACCTCTGCCGGTGGTGCTGTCGGTATGGCCCGGGGCGCTTTTGAAGTAGCTGCCCGTTATGCAGACAAACGCAAAGCCTTTGGACGAAAAATCCGTTCTTTTGAAGCGGTGAGTGCTAAAGTGTCAGACAGCCTTACTTTGCTTGATGCTTCGCGTGCTATAAACTATATGGCAGCTAAAACGGCTGATGCTCCGGTGTCGGCAGGTCAAATCAGACAGGTGGTTTCCGAAGCCAAGAAATTCTCCACCGAATCAGCCTGGAAAGTGGTGAATCATGCCATGCAAATCATGGGAGGCATCGGTTATACCAATGTTTATCCGGTGGAAAAGATGCTGCGCGATATTCGCTTGATTACCATATGGACCGGGACCAATGAAATTATGGATTTGGTGATACAACATGAATTTTATAAAGCGTTTTTAACGCAAAAACAAAAAAGTCGTGATATCGAGCCGGACGCAGAAGGAGCTGAACTTCCTGATGAAAAAATTTATAATGATGATGAGTAG
- a CDS encoding RNA polymerase sigma factor, translating into MDIDNNEENEKLLIASFKRGDQEAFTKLYKKYSPALYQYIFFITQNKEQSEGIVQDVFLKVWEGKDRIDENLSFESYIHTIAKNKFYDFIRKSVHREAYLTFLAEKRRLNLNQTELEINYLELVNVINELIAQLPPKRKRIYELNQKNGLTRKEIAEKLCLSVSTVDNQLVKAFKFIRSGLKDLGYFILLLLFFQQF; encoded by the coding sequence ATGGATATCGATAACAATGAAGAGAATGAAAAACTTTTAATTGCCTCTTTTAAAAGAGGCGACCAGGAAGCATTCACTAAATTGTATAAAAAATATAGTCCTGCTCTTTATCAATACATCTTTTTTATTACTCAAAACAAAGAGCAATCGGAAGGAATTGTTCAGGATGTTTTTTTGAAAGTTTGGGAAGGAAAAGACAGAATAGATGAAAACCTTTCGTTTGAATCATATATTCACACCATTGCGAAAAATAAGTTTTATGATTTTATTCGTAAATCAGTTCATCGCGAAGCCTATTTAACATTTCTTGCCGAGAAAAGACGTCTCAATCTTAACCAGACAGAACTCGAAATAAATTATCTGGAATTGGTTAATGTCATTAATGAATTAATTGCCCAACTTCCTCCCAAAAGAAAACGTATTTACGAATTGAACCAAAAAAATGGTTTAACAAGAAAGGAAATTGCCGAAAAATTGTGTTTATCAGTAAGTACGGTTGACAATCAGCTTGTTAAGGCGTTTAAATTTATTCGTTCAGGGTTAAAAGATTTGGGATATTTTATTCTGTTGCTGCTTTTTTTTCAGCAGTTTTAA
- a CDS encoding FecR family protein, producing the protein MISESKIKLLQKFFKDQCTEYELLDLTRWINQPETLDEILPEFKKLLAEYNPDMEGAFDSEKVLEQIQKKIANNKEQNNKKVFKQAKQRILFRNLLKYAAVFFIALTVFASGYFLLVKPESHQITYIEKTVPNGKKAKIVLSDGTRVWINANSTLKYPLKMGKHFRKVFLTGEAYFDVVKNKKKPFIVITRDIKIKVLGTAFDVNAYPDNERIKTTLVRGKVNITGNNKKNQEQHVVLLPGQQAIYFKNANYIQVHKVNTAQYTAWIKGELIFNETTLENVVKQLRRRFNLNISIQDTEIRNYKYTGQFSHESPEEIMRILEKVTPTQFIKTDHGIIVKFDSKRKNMLYKRKEENNTRN; encoded by the coding sequence ATGATTTCTGAAAGCAAAATAAAACTTTTACAAAAGTTTTTTAAGGATCAGTGTACAGAATATGAATTGCTGGATCTTACCCGGTGGATTAATCAACCGGAAACATTAGATGAAATTTTACCGGAGTTTAAAAAATTGTTGGCTGAATATAATCCTGATATGGAAGGGGCTTTCGATTCTGAAAAAGTTCTTGAACAAATTCAGAAGAAAATTGCCAATAACAAAGAACAAAATAACAAGAAGGTCTTTAAGCAGGCCAAACAGCGTATCCTTTTCCGGAATCTGTTAAAGTATGCTGCTGTCTTTTTCATCGCATTAACTGTATTTGCTTCCGGGTATTTCTTATTGGTAAAACCGGAGAGTCATCAAATTACGTATATTGAAAAAACAGTTCCCAATGGAAAAAAAGCAAAAATTGTTCTTTCTGACGGAACCAGGGTTTGGATCAATGCCAACAGTACTTTAAAGTATCCGCTGAAGATGGGAAAGCATTTCCGGAAAGTGTTTTTGACCGGAGAAGCTTATTTTGATGTGGTGAAAAACAAGAAGAAACCATTCATTGTTATTACCAGAGACATTAAAATTAAAGTGCTGGGAACAGCTTTTGATGTAAATGCTTATCCGGATAATGAACGAATTAAAACAACGCTGGTTCGGGGCAAGGTAAATATAACCGGTAACAACAAAAAGAATCAGGAACAACATGTTGTTTTACTTCCCGGACAGCAGGCCATATATTTCAAAAATGCAAATTACATTCAGGTACATAAAGTAAATACAGCACAATATACTGCCTGGATAAAAGGCGAATTGATCTTTAACGAAACAACACTCGAAAACGTGGTTAAACAGTTAAGACGGCGGTTTAACCTGAACATCTCAATCCAGGATACAGAAATAAGAAATTATAAATATACCGGACAGTTTTCTCATGAATCTCCTGAAGAAATTATGCGTATTCTGGAAAAAGTTACCCCAACCCAGTTTATAAAAACAGATCACGGTATCATTGTTAAATTTGATAGTAAAAGAAAAAACATGCTATATAAACGAAAAGAAGAAAATAATACGAGAAACTAA
- a CDS encoding TonB-dependent receptor: MLVNIFTVSAKSYSQETRFSLQMNNVTVKHVLNEISQLTDYQFVWSSSTVNTDKKVNFHCENSTIRQALNQLFLGTNIKYEIIDRNVVLMPAEKNVVNAQQSTGTIKGVVKSNTGETLPGVNVAIKGTYQGTVTDAKGVFELNGLSPGDYELIISFVGFKPKTVKVTVTQGHTSVVHVNLVPDMLNLNTVVVTGMLNPKSNMRSSVAITTMNKNEVEKLNTGSSAKLLSYVPGFYVEASGGDVGNNLFVRGIPAAGAYQFTQIQEDGLPVFEDGALQFSNVDNYYRVDANVDRVEAVRGGSSSIFASNAPGGIVNFISKVGGPVFNGYAKITTADYGMLRTEININGPLSSKIRYSIGGFYRVGNGVRDAGFKGNKGGQIKANLTFLHKNGYVRTYFKFLNDRNIFYLPIPLQNQDNPEGIPGFDPNYGTMTSFYASKISVPMPGGGTWNRNLENGIHPIVAAIGAELFQDLKNGWTIKDAFRYTNINLTYDAMFSMGSPVYATDLGESVFGAGNYQYSYADNGQVISDPSQLNGNGLVVQPGFWSIDRKMNNFVNNLSITKKIGTHKITGGYYFSQYNATQHWYWSQVLMEVTDQAHLLNLTNPATGQSYTWNGISNIGFYGRNSDIYGTINAFFLDDEFNITEKLSGEVGLRYDADRYSGDREGDKWSDLPNQDTLLTPALNTAWSGNGQMKYFVYDVDKLSWTFGLNYSFSERMAAYVRVSSGFRAPIEESFMDNIDDESKLKTTDVNQYELGYKYSSPNLAVFANAFYMKMSNLPFTDILASGQSENKFAGADNLGLEIESIAKIGIFSLRFNGTFQNPVFTDFAYHTSDGTLVDNSGNQVRRIPKYFFHLTPSLNFKNGLSIYTTFHYYGKKYQDNENLATLPSYSVFDAGISYKYNNILFTIDGYNLTNTIGLTEGDPRVSPDASAKYYMARPILGRNFRFSISYKF; this comes from the coding sequence ATGTTAGTTAACATTTTTACGGTTTCTGCCAAATCATACTCGCAGGAAACCAGGTTCTCTCTCCAGATGAATAATGTTACGGTAAAGCATGTTTTAAATGAGATATCTCAATTAACCGATTACCAGTTTGTTTGGAGTAGTAGTACGGTCAACACGGATAAAAAAGTAAATTTTCATTGTGAAAACAGTACAATCCGGCAGGCGCTAAATCAGCTTTTTTTAGGAACAAACATTAAATATGAGATTATTGACCGAAATGTTGTGTTGATGCCAGCGGAAAAAAATGTTGTCAATGCTCAGCAATCAACGGGTACGATCAAAGGAGTTGTCAAAAGTAACACCGGAGAAACGCTTCCGGGTGTTAATGTGGCTATAAAAGGAACTTATCAGGGTACAGTAACAGATGCCAAAGGTGTTTTTGAACTCAACGGCTTATCTCCGGGAGATTATGAGCTGATCATTAGTTTTGTGGGGTTTAAACCGAAAACAGTAAAAGTAACGGTTACACAGGGACATACTTCTGTAGTTCACGTAAATCTGGTTCCTGATATGTTGAACCTTAATACGGTGGTTGTAACGGGTATGCTGAATCCGAAGTCAAACATGCGTTCGAGTGTTGCCATTACAACCATGAATAAAAATGAAGTTGAAAAACTAAATACCGGAAGTTCTGCCAAGTTGCTCTCTTATGTTCCTGGTTTTTATGTGGAAGCCTCTGGCGGAGATGTTGGAAATAACCTGTTTGTGAGAGGGATTCCTGCTGCCGGTGCTTATCAGTTTACCCAAATACAAGAAGACGGACTTCCTGTATTTGAAGATGGAGCCCTGCAGTTTAGTAATGTGGATAATTATTACCGTGTGGATGCCAATGTTGATCGGGTAGAAGCAGTCCGGGGTGGCTCTTCTTCTATTTTTGCCAGTAATGCTCCCGGCGGCATCGTTAATTTTATCAGTAAAGTAGGAGGTCCGGTATTTAACGGATATGCCAAAATTACAACGGCCGATTACGGTATGTTAAGAACCGAAATAAATATTAATGGCCCGCTGTCTTCCAAAATACGCTATAGTATCGGCGGCTTTTACAGAGTGGGAAACGGTGTTAGAGATGCCGGATTTAAAGGAAATAAAGGCGGACAAATAAAAGCAAACCTAACTTTCTTGCATAAAAATGGATATGTAAGAACGTATTTTAAATTTTTAAACGATAGGAACATCTTTTATCTCCCGATTCCTTTGCAAAATCAGGATAATCCGGAAGGAATTCCTGGTTTCGATCCCAATTATGGAACCATGACCAGCTTTTATGCCAGTAAGATAAGTGTTCCTATGCCTGGTGGCGGAACCTGGAACAGAAACCTTGAAAATGGAATTCATCCTATTGTTGCCGCAATTGGTGCCGAATTATTTCAGGATCTTAAAAATGGCTGGACCATTAAAGATGCTTTTCGTTACACCAATATCAATCTTACGTATGATGCCATGTTTTCCATGGGGAGTCCTGTTTACGCAACAGACTTGGGCGAATCTGTTTTTGGCGCAGGAAATTATCAATATTCTTATGCCGATAACGGACAGGTTATTTCTGATCCCAGTCAGTTAAATGGAAACGGATTGGTTGTTCAGCCCGGTTTTTGGAGTATTGACCGAAAAATGAACAATTTCGTTAATAATTTAAGCATCACAAAAAAAATTGGCACACATAAAATTACCGGAGGATATTATTTTTCTCAGTACAATGCCACTCAACATTGGTATTGGTCACAAGTGTTGATGGAAGTTACCGACCAGGCTCATCTTCTTAATTTAACCAATCCGGCAACCGGACAGTCATATACCTGGAACGGAATTAGTAACATTGGATTTTACGGAAGAAACAGTGATATTTATGGTACAATTAATGCCTTTTTCCTGGATGATGAATTTAATATCACAGAAAAATTATCAGGAGAAGTTGGATTAAGATACGATGCCGATAGATATTCAGGCGACAGAGAAGGAGACAAATGGAGCGATTTGCCCAATCAGGATACTTTGCTTACACCGGCTCTTAATACTGCGTGGAGTGGAAATGGCCAGATGAAATATTTTGTTTATGATGTAGATAAACTTTCATGGACCTTTGGTCTGAATTATTCTTTTTCTGAAAGAATGGCTGCCTATGTCAGGGTAAGTAGTGGTTTCCGTGCTCCTATTGAAGAATCATTTATGGATAATATCGACGACGAAAGCAAACTTAAAACAACCGACGTTAATCAGTATGAATTGGGATACAAATATTCTTCCCCCAATTTGGCCGTGTTTGCCAATGCCTTTTATATGAAAATGTCGAATCTTCCGTTTACAGATATTTTAGCCAGCGGACAGTCTGAAAATAAATTTGCCGGAGCCGATAACCTGGGACTGGAAATAGAATCGATTGCCAAAATCGGAATTTTTAGCTTGCGTTTTAACGGAACATTCCAAAATCCTGTGTTTACTGATTTTGCATATCATACCTCGGATGGAACGCTTGTTGACAACTCAGGAAATCAGGTGAGACGTATTCCTAAATACTTTTTCCATTTAACCCCTTCGTTGAATTTTAAAAATGGTTTGAGCATTTATACAACGTTTCACTATTACGGAAAGAAATACCAGGATAATGAAAACCTGGCAACTTTACCGTCATATTCAGTGTTTGATGCGGGGATTTCGTACAAGTACAACAATATTTTGTTCACCATTGATGGGTATAATCTTACAAACACCATTGGCTTAACAGAAGGTGATCCGAGAGTTAGTCCTGATGCATCGGCAAAATACTATATGGCACGGCCGATACTGGGGAGAAACTTCAGGTTTTCAATCAGTTATAAATTTTAA
- a CDS encoding sodium:solute symporter family protein, with amino-acid sequence MIDLILVAAFVIYSVSAGFFAKSKASKNLTEYFLAGRSIKGWKSGVSIAATQYAADTPLLVTGLVATGGIFMLWRLWIYGISFLFIGFVLSKSWWRSRILTDAELTEVRYSGKVALWLRGVKALFYGIIINSIVLAMVLLAATRISEVFLVWDQWLSPSIYNTLLHWVTHAGINFSMGISSGNIWVSSTNNIISMTLIIAFVTLYSTTGGLRSVIETDVVQFVIAMVATLLYAIFVVQKTGGLGNMIHQLVALYGEAKTKQFLSFMPTGGEAVFPFLVIISLQWLFQMNSDGTGYIAQRLMATTSETEARRAGLVFSIFQILVRSLFWLPIIIGALILYPFNPATPINTAFTAHREMTFVMGIKDILPPLVQGLMLLGMLAALSSTISTLLSWGASYWSNDIYKRIINEAWLKRKPKHAEQVVVARITNFLVLLFALVIMGQMGSIQAAWYLSLLFGAGVGSVLILRWLWERINIYSEIAAIASSFVIAPIILYTVDAEWLKLLIMSASSTIIVIVVTYLTPPTEQKILAAFYQRVSPSGYWRKTAKYIGENPENSIKELWSNIVVVTLSSITIFLLLVGISKLLFPQPGQSIYYPILLIVIALGALPFWWKKAWGKTVVNEKVVTPK; translated from the coding sequence ATGATAGATTTAATTTTAGTTGCAGCATTTGTTATATACAGTGTTAGTGCCGGTTTTTTTGCAAAATCAAAGGCATCAAAAAACCTTACAGAATATTTTTTAGCCGGAAGAAGTATAAAAGGATGGAAATCTGGTGTTAGTATCGCTGCAACACAGTATGCGGCAGATACGCCTTTGCTGGTGACCGGTTTGGTGGCTACCGGTGGAATTTTTATGTTGTGGCGTTTGTGGATATATGGAATCAGTTTCTTGTTTATAGGATTCGTGTTGTCCAAATCGTGGTGGCGTTCAAGAATTCTTACGGATGCCGAGCTGACCGAAGTAAGATATAGCGGAAAAGTCGCTTTATGGCTGCGCGGCGTAAAAGCGTTGTTTTATGGTATTATTATCAATAGTATTGTTCTTGCCATGGTATTGTTGGCAGCAACCAGAATTTCAGAAGTTTTTCTGGTTTGGGATCAATGGTTGTCCCCCTCCATATATAATACCCTTTTGCATTGGGTAACCCATGCCGGAATTAATTTTTCAATGGGAATTTCGAGCGGCAATATTTGGGTGTCTTCTACCAACAATATTATCAGTATGACCCTGATTATTGCCTTTGTTACCCTGTATTCTACCACCGGAGGACTAAGAAGTGTAATCGAAACAGATGTTGTACAGTTTGTTATAGCAATGGTTGCCACTTTGCTGTATGCAATTTTTGTAGTACAAAAAACAGGCGGCTTGGGAAATATGATTCATCAGTTGGTCGCTTTATACGGAGAAGCAAAAACAAAACAGTTTTTGTCTTTTATGCCAACAGGCGGGGAGGCTGTTTTTCCTTTTTTGGTAATCATAAGTTTGCAATGGTTATTTCAAATGAACAGTGACGGTACCGGCTACATCGCACAACGATTGATGGCTACAACATCAGAAACAGAAGCCAGAAGAGCCGGACTTGTTTTTTCTATTTTTCAGATATTGGTTCGGAGTCTTTTTTGGCTGCCGATTATCATCGGGGCTTTAATCCTTTATCCATTTAATCCGGCAACCCCCATAAATACGGCTTTTACGGCTCATAGAGAAATGACGTTCGTCATGGGGATAAAAGATATACTCCCCCCGTTAGTACAGGGTCTGATGCTTTTGGGAATGCTTGCGGCATTATCTTCTACAATCAGTACGCTTTTATCCTGGGGTGCCAGTTACTGGAGTAATGATATTTATAAAAGAATTATTAATGAAGCCTGGTTGAAACGAAAACCCAAACATGCTGAGCAGGTAGTGGTGGCCAGAATCACAAACTTTCTGGTTTTATTATTTGCCCTTGTCATTATGGGACAAATGGGATCAATTCAGGCGGCATGGTATTTGTCTTTGTTGTTTGGTGCCGGTGTGGGGTCGGTATTAATATTACGCTGGTTATGGGAACGAATAAATATATATTCAGAGATTGCAGCCATTGCTTCTTCGTTTGTCATAGCGCCGATTATTCTTTATACCGTAGATGCCGAATGGCTTAAGTTATTGATAATGTCTGCTTCTTCTACGATTATTGTTATTGTAGTCACGTATTTGACCCCGCCAACAGAACAAAAAATACTGGCTGCTTTTTATCAGCGGGTTTCTCCATCGGGCTACTGGCGAAAGACAGCCAAATATATTGGCGAAAATCCTGAAAATTCCATTAAAGAACTGTGGAGCAATATTGTTGTTGTTACCCTTTCGTCGATTACAATCTTTTTGCTTCTTGTTGGAATATCAAAGCTTTTGTTTCCGCAACCCGGTCAAAGTATCTATTATCCTATTTTGTTGATTGTAATTGCTTTAGGGGCATTACCTTTCTGGTGGAAAAAAGCGTGGGGAAAAACCGTTGTGAATGAAAAAGTGGTTACCCCAAAATAA
- a CDS encoding dipeptidase: MKKFLFFSLLIFIFLPFTSKACYTIVAGKKATADGSVLFAHNEDDWGIQLMNFWNVPRQHFKPGAVVTLVRGGTLPQVSETWAFSWIQDVHQEFSDLYMNEWGVTIASNACGSRITDPETTDGGIGYMLRRIVAQRARTAREGVKIAGQLLDKFGYAVGPKGGRTLVIADKNEAWLLDILPGKYWIAERVPDDAVVLQPNIYVIRKVDFNDTVNFIFSKKDIRQYAISKGWYNPKKDKVFDFSYIFSEFRARHFKERGFDTRQWRGQQLLSGKTVSAKEAKKSGLPFSVIPDRKLTPADLMQVLRDHYEGTPYDMTRDKKANPNNGSERTICTLSTQVSVVAQLRSNLPKEIGPVLWLSFGRPDVNTYVPFYPVAAQIPACYHFVPGNGNWQVSLQHQLKPLPGTFTYQPDKAFWIFNDLENISGIRYFETIGMIQKVWKAKEKEAFAWQPAIEKSALTLYKTNPKKAILFLQNYSNSLATDALKASKKLLVKVKSQVYR, from the coding sequence ATGAAAAAATTCCTGTTCTTCAGCCTGTTGATTTTTATTTTTCTGCCTTTTACTTCAAAAGCCTGTTATACCATTGTAGCGGGCAAAAAAGCCACGGCCGACGGGTCGGTATTGTTTGCCCACAACGAAGACGATTGGGGTATTCAGCTCATGAATTTTTGGAACGTTCCGCGGCAGCATTTCAAGCCGGGAGCTGTAGTCACTCTGGTACGGGGAGGCACGTTGCCCCAAGTGTCCGAAACATGGGCTTTCAGCTGGATACAGGACGTACATCAGGAATTTAGCGATCTTTACATGAACGAGTGGGGCGTAACCATTGCCAGCAATGCCTGTGGCTCGCGAATAACCGACCCGGAAACAACAGACGGCGGAATAGGTTATATGCTGCGCCGGATTGTGGCTCAGCGCGCCCGAACAGCTCGCGAAGGGGTAAAAATTGCCGGACAACTACTGGATAAATTTGGTTACGCTGTCGGACCAAAAGGAGGACGTACCCTGGTAATTGCCGACAAAAACGAGGCCTGGCTGCTGGATATCCTGCCCGGAAAATACTGGATTGCCGAACGGGTTCCGGATGATGCTGTTGTATTACAGCCAAATATTTACGTTATCCGGAAAGTGGATTTTAATGATACGGTCAATTTTATTTTTTCCAAAAAAGACATCCGGCAATATGCCATCAGCAAAGGATGGTATAACCCGAAAAAAGACAAAGTTTTTGATTTCTCGTATATCTTTTCGGAATTCCGTGCCCGCCATTTTAAGGAACGGGGATTCGACACCCGCCAATGGCGCGGACAACAATTACTTTCGGGAAAAACGGTTTCGGCAAAAGAAGCCAAAAAATCAGGATTGCCTTTTTCGGTAATTCCCGACCGCAAACTGACTCCTGCCGACCTGATGCAGGTATTGCGTGACCATTACGAAGGAACACCTTACGATATGACACGCGACAAAAAGGCAAATCCCAATAACGGCAGCGAACGGACCATTTGCACGCTTTCCACCCAGGTGTCAGTCGTTGCCCAGTTGAGAAGCAACCTGCCGAAAGAAATCGGCCCGGTGTTGTGGCTGAGCTTCGGAAGACCGGACGTAAACACCTATGTGCCTTTTTATCCTGTGGCAGCACAAATACCGGCGTGTTATCATTTTGTTCCCGGAAACGGCAACTGGCAGGTTTCGTTGCAACATCAGCTAAAACCGTTGCCCGGTACGTTTACCTATCAGCCGGATAAAGCATTTTGGATTTTCAACGATTTGGAAAACATCAGCGGGATCCGCTATTTCGAAACCATCGGAATGATTCAAAAAGTGTGGAAAGCAAAAGAAAAAGAGGCTTTTGCCTGGCAACCGGCCATTGAAAAAAGTGCCCTGACACTTTACAAAACCAATCCGAAAAAAGCGATTCTTTTTCTTCAAAACTATTCCAATTCGCTGGCCACAGATGCTTTAAAAGCCTCTAAAAAGCTGCTGGTAAAAGTAAAAAGCCAGGTTTACCGGTAA
- a CDS encoding EF-hand domain-containing protein, producing MKKIISSGKWVMYTLLFSTLLFAASCANQANKKESTQQKLEQEPKTVQKEAKVEEKQDSVMFQKKMDFFKKFDTNNDKKISEKEYMAMATQKFAALDANHDGILTATESDLVTAIAPQGKTSVTKQQFLDYYKKKFQTMDKNKDGYVMMEELDVREN from the coding sequence ATGAAAAAAATCATTTCATCAGGGAAATGGGTGATGTACACCTTACTTTTCTCAACCCTTCTGTTTGCCGCCTCGTGTGCCAACCAGGCCAATAAAAAAGAATCGACCCAGCAAAAACTGGAACAAGAACCCAAAACGGTTCAGAAAGAAGCCAAAGTAGAAGAAAAACAAGACAGCGTGATGTTTCAGAAGAAGATGGATTTCTTTAAAAAGTTTGATACCAACAACGATAAAAAAATCTCTGAAAAAGAGTACATGGCCATGGCAACACAAAAATTTGCGGCCCTGGATGCTAATCATGACGGTATTTTAACCGCTACCGAATCCGATTTGGTTACAGCTATTGCTCCACAGGGAAAAACATCCGTTACCAAACAACAGTTTTTGGATTACTACAAAAAGAAATTCCAGACCATGGATAAAAATAAAGACGGTTATGTGATGATGGAAGAGTTGGATGTGAGGGAGAACTAA
- a CDS encoding arsenate reductase ArsC yields MKILILCTGNTCRSQMAEGFLKAMDPSLDVCSAGTEPGKKIHPVAVAVMKEKGIDLSQNKPKPVEKFLNTAFDYVITVCDGARESCPVFTGSVKHRLHIGFDDPAEATGTPAEIKAVFVRVRDEIASAFGKFYRENVKN; encoded by the coding sequence ATGAAAATTCTCATTCTTTGTACCGGAAATACTTGTCGCAGCCAAATGGCCGAAGGTTTTTTAAAAGCGATGGATCCTTCGCTGGACGTTTGCTCGGCGGGTACTGAACCGGGTAAAAAAATTCATCCTGTGGCTGTAGCGGTGATGAAAGAAAAAGGAATAGACCTAAGTCAGAACAAGCCCAAACCCGTCGAAAAATTTCTGAATACCGCATTCGATTATGTCATTACGGTTTGCGACGGTGCCCGGGAATCTTGTCCGGTTTTTACCGGTAGTGTAAAGCACCGGTTACATATCGGTTTTGACGACCCGGCCGAAGCCACCGGAACTCCGGCAGAAATCAAAGCGGTTTTTGTCAGGGTTCGTGATGAAATAGCCTCTGCTTTCGGGAAATTTTACCGGGAAAATGTAAAAAATTAA